Below is a window of Vicugna pacos chromosome 20, VicPac4, whole genome shotgun sequence DNA.
TTATTGGCAGTGAAGTCAGGTGGAAGCAACCTCAGGGGATGTGGATGTCATTACAGCTGTTCACAAATATTCCAGGTACGTAGTAGAATTTTACTTCCTAGACTCCCTCCCTTGATGTTAGGCAAGGCCATAAGACTTCCTTTGGCCAATAAAATGTTAACAGAAATGCCATGTGCATTTCCAGGCCAGAGCATTTAACTGCTGTTGGAGATGTTCCAGAGCTCCCTTTCACTCTGCAATGATGGCAGCCAGATGACAGCTGATGCTCCATCGGCCTGGCATCTAGATGAGAACAGTGAGCGCAGAGCCCCACTCTGATCTTCAGCAAGCATGTGCCGTGAAAAGAAATAAACCTTGCTTAAGCCACTAAGATTTGGGTATTGTTAGTATGACATCACCGCATCCATCCTGACTGGTAAAgatgttttgtgtttttcacgtttactgagcacctaccacgTATCAGGTACCGTGCAAGGTGTTTTTTATGCATTATATCGCCTCATTTTCACGAAAATGCTGTGATGGGAGTACTATTGCTACCTTCTACAAATGAGGATATGAAGATTCAGAGAGACAAGCAACTTGCCCCACCTGTGTTTCTAGGAGCTGGGACCCTACTCAGCCTACACTTGACATCCAGAAGCAGTTAACATTGTTAAGCCACAGCCCCACACTGTCCCATTCATCAGtcctctttcccttctgctcCCTTCCCTGGTCCCAGGTTTCTTGTCAAGGTTGAGCTAACTGATTTAGGTCTTTTCAAATGGATGCATCTCCCAGCTGCAGGCTGTAGGGCACACCCCTGACTTAAGCCCTCCCTTTGGCTCATCTTCCCTTTCCCAGCACCTAAGAATGGAACATGACACCACCTTTGCTCTCTCCCAACATAAATGTTTCATGGGATGGCAACTGAGCACCTCTGCTATCAGTGTCTTCAGCTCCATGACCCAGAAAGGATCTGACTCAAATGGCCTGGTGACCCCTCCCCTACTCAAGCCCTCCCAGCACCACCTGTTCAGCAAATGGCACCTGTTGCAGAAGGTTGGGGGAGTGTGACAGTGTAGAGAATGAAAGAGGGTGGGTTGTATTTCCAGTATCCCATAGCTCTGATATGGAGGACCAGCTAGCAAGCATACCAGGGTTCATTCTGCTCCCTCTTTGTCACAAAACTGCTAAATCTTTattctccctcctttctcccctctgCCCGCCAAGACTTGCCTCATCCCTACCTCAGCCTCTCCATCATCATATAGAGAGACTACAGAGGAAGAGAGATGGACAGGGAATTGGGGAAGCAGCATCTCTAGAGCCAGGTGAGTAGCCTGAGTACAAGATTTGGAGTCAAAGGTTCTGTTCTTCACTACCTGTGTGTTAAAAGACAGGTTACCCACTAGGAGCTTTATGTATAAAATGGGAGGAATACCCACCTCACTGGGTCATGATGAGGCTCTGCCAGATGATACATGGGAAGTACTTTCCAAATCATCATACTTATATAAATGTGTGCCTCAGTATAAAAGGTCTTTGGAACACATCTAGTTTCCTGGAACCCACTGCCTTGATTTTCCCAGTTCCTCAATTGCCAGTTGATCTGCTATAGTCTTGACaaaatcttttcttctctctcggTCCCAGATTCCTCATCTATAGTTGGCAGGGACTCTACAGCTCTCTCGGGTCCCTTCCATCTCTGACAGTCTTGAGTTTATGTGTTTGGTTGTCTGGGATTCTGATCTCTGTTCCATTCCCCCTGTTAAATATGACACTGCTTCTCATTCTGACTAATGATGTCCAGATGGTTTCATGCTAGTCTGCAGTCCTCAGAACTGCTCCTAGACATCTCCCTAGTATgaacaggggtggggagggaccaaGGGCTGCAAGACAGTCTTAGGCATCTCTTTCTGGGCTTTAGAGGAGAGCAGGACCAGCTGGCTCAAGGACTGagaggccttcctgggacaggggCAGGAAGACTTTGCCCCTGGACACCACAGGTAGGCACCTACCCCACACAGTTTTAAAAGGCCCTAATCCCTCCCCCCCATCACAAAATATCACTCCCATTTGCTGCCTCAAGCATGGAATCCTATAATTAGGGAACAAAGACTTTCAGTCCACTATGAAACAGGAAACATGCAAGTTTCCATGGGAGAGGTCACACCCGGCATAATACTCCAAATCAATGATGGACTTTAGAATCTCTCTGAGAacaggctggggtgggagggaagatCTGGGGATACATGAAGGAGAAATAATGCCCAGAAGTAGGAGATGGGGTCATGTAAAATGTACTTGACTGGCATGACTATTTTGCCCTGGGATGGGGAGGAGTGTCCTATTCCCACATGGCCAAAACAGaaacttccttccttctccctctcagaGCAACAACAACCTCTGGTGTGGTGTCCTGGGAGTCAGGATCCCTGATTTCTTCTACCAGCTGGAATGTGCTCCTAAGCAAGTCACTTCCCTTTTCTGGATCCCAGTTCCTTGTTAGCAGGATGAGAGGGTGGAACAATTTGATCTTTAAGGTTTTTTTGGTCTCAGTAATTCTACTTCTCAGAAGCATCTGCTGAGCATTGAGTAGGGCTGGGCTAAAGGAGGACAACTGAATAGGAGACTCAGCCTCCTATACAGAGGGTGGGACAGTGCAGCTGCCCTGTGGCCTGGGATGGACCCTTGCCTGCCCTCCCAGTATCCTTGCTCACCTGCAGCCAGCTGCATCCATGCACAGATCTTGTAGACAGTGGCCGTGTTGCAGACAAAGAACAGGCTGAAGCAGATGATGGAGCCAATGATGAGGAACATGGCCAAGGCCACAAAGAACATGGCAGTCTTGAAGGCTCTAGAGGGGATGGAGGAGAAGTCCAGTGGTCCGCCCTTGCAGATAAGCTCAGAGGAAAGCACGTTGCCCACGCAGTAGGAGAAAAGGCCAAAGTAGCCTGCCTGTGGTGTGTTGACGCTGTCACCAATCCAGTAGGGTTGGATGAAGAGCGCCATGACCAGCACGGAGAAGCAGATGGTAAGCGTGCCCCACATCACACCCACAGCCCTTGAGTTCCGCACATAGTTAGTATGGTAGATCTTGGCTGCCTCCTGGGCAGGCAGCAACTTCACCATGGTGAAGGCGCTGGGTCCCGGACTGGGGTTCTGGTGGGCTGGAAGTGGCTTTGCAGATGAATTGAGGCCCAGAAATAGGTCACCCCTCAGCTAGGTTTGGAGAGAAGGCCGAGGTCAGGGCACAAGGTGAAGCTCTAAGGTAGAGAAAAGAGGACTGATAGGACAAGGAAGATGACCTTGGCTTCTTCAGGGGAAGCTTGCTCAGGTACTTCTGCTCTAGCCCTGCTATCTCCCGTCTCCTGCCTCCTCTCAAGCCAGCCAGGGTCTCGGGCCTGCTGGCgccgccctgcccctcccctcttccagcTCAGAGCATCAGAGAGCTCCGCCCCCTTTGCCCGGcctggctcctcctccctccctcctccgagAGCGCTGATTTCAGCACCGCGGCCAGCGCCCCGGGACTCTGGCGGAGGAGTACGACAAGCAGCCAACCCACTCAACACACACCCCTGCCACTGGGACTCGAGACCCCTCTTCACCCTCCTGAGCGGGGATAACAAGAATTGGAAGGATGGGGCTGCGGCGCTTACATTCCTCCCGCTCAGTTCCTGAGGCAAAACCACGTCCTGAGTGCAGTCCCTATTCCATCCCACCCGTCCCTGGATCCTTGGTCGCCCTCCCGGAACCTCCAATCCCGCACAGCCATCCAGGTCACTGGTTTCTTGTCCTGATCATTCAGTCAACAATTACTAAGAGGCTACTATGTACTACGCACTGTTGGAGGATAACTCCCTCAAGCaagaaccacagaacaaaaagggcAGGGCCCCTGCTCTTAAGGACAGTGAGATATTTacataaatggatggatggatgggtaggtaggtaggtaggtagatagatagatagacagataattTGCAATGAAGACTGATGGTGTGATAATAGAAGCAGCTGCAAACAGTAAGGAGCATTCCTTATGAGACTTCTCAGACCTTACTATCCTTTTTGTTCAGTACAATGTCTTTCTCCTCTTTATATTTTTGTTGCatattttcccctctttttcaaaatgtctataTTTTCCCTGAATTTATAGGTAAACACATGACTAGTGTAGATATATAGGAAAATTCAAGAAAGttacataaaagaataaaaatcactcaTAACACCAAACTGGGAGctaaggagaaacaaaatcaTTCTAAAAACATGGACTTTGGATTTAGGCAGATCTGGATTTGAATCGGCCACTTATTAGCTAAGGATTtaaccttcctgagcctcagtttattcatctataaaatggagataatagtatCTATCATATAAGGGTTAGGTAAAATAAAGTATGTAAAATGTTTAGCCCATGGCCTCACATTAAAAAGTGCTCAAAAACGTGTATTGTTATTGTTActgttatttattattagtaCCTCTGTTAACATTTGGAGGTATTTCCCTCCTTCTGGAAATATAGCTTTATACAGttggataataaaatatatatatttagtatccAATTTTTTTTACTTAGCATCACACCACTAAAAATTTTTCCCATTACTAGCTTTTTTCAAAAACATGGTTCTAATATTTGTGTAATAATTGTTTAATCATAGTTCCCTTTGGGAGTATTTTGACAGTTTCCAGTTTTtcgctatttaaaaaaaaaaaacctgcctttAACATACTTGTGCTGTTACTTACGgttccttttttcttaaatttctttgattttgtgaCCAGTCTTCACGATCAGACTGGAAGTTCATTAAGGCATGGCCTGTGTCTCCACCATCAGACTGGGAGCTTCCCCAAAGCAGGGGCTATTTGTTTCCACATTCAGAAAAGGCCCTAACCTGGGATCAAACTCTTAGGGGCTGGTGGACACCCTTTGTTGGCCTGAACAGCAGAGCTTCCCTCATCTCTGAGAGCAACCCTTCCTGCTTTCTAAGGTTCTAGTGGGAACAGCTAATCACAGGGGACACAGACCCTAGAGACAGGGCTGGGCGGGTGACCCAAGGTAGGCCATCAGTCCTCCCTAAGGAATCTGAATTGGTGGTGGATTGACATGAGGTAAAAAGGTGTTGTTTTGTCAGGCCTTGGCAACATCCTTAGGAGACATTTGTGAACAAGGAGCTTCAGAGCCACCCTAATTCCTGCCCTGCCTAAGACAGATGGTCCTGTTCCTTCTTCAGCTGGTGATCCACccagtatttttccatttccttcctttttgcttTCATTAGCCAGAGTAGGTTTTGGCTCTTGGCACAAAAGAGCCCTAACCTGATCTAAATATTAGCACCAGAAAGAGGGTTTCAGGCCCAGGCTTCAGGGAAAAGGCTCTAGATTCCTGATTATGTCTGGAATTGGGAAAACAGCAGCCCATGATACATAGAAGAGAAACAGCTAGTCAAATGATCATCTTCAAACACTATGGATCACGTGCCCTCTGAAAGTCAAGTTCTGGGGGAAATGAGTAGCTTTGGTCACAGACAGATTGAAAGAGAATGAAGAAATCAAGAACACAGTGTAGGGTGGCTGCTTATAACAGCAATGAATAAAGTCAAGCAAGACAAGCTAAATTGTCTAGTTATTGATTCAAGGAATAAAATGAATTTCAAGACCTTTATGTGCTATGGTTCAAAAAATCTGTTAAGTCTTGTTGCTAGAGAACATAAGTCCATTAAAATAAGATTCAGGGAATACAAGAGGACTGAACTGCAAGGCTTTGAACCCATCCCATGTTCCTGAATGGTTAGACCAAATCACCTCAGGAACTGGTAGAATCCCTCACCTTGGCCCCGTGACCTTGAGCTAAAGATTAATAAACTGTAAGAGCTAAGTCAGTGCCCCTGGTGCTCCCTCTCATtctccaaaaaataaatcaaaagcagTATTATATCCCCAGGGGAGCAGTAGAAATCAGTAACTATCAATGATTTGAATGATGCAGGGGTTGTGATTCCTGTCTCTAGTGGACATTTGccactttgtttgtttttgtttttagctgaCCAACATCCTAACTTGTGGGCTGATACCCAGCTGTGTGAGTTCCTGAGGGGAAGTTGGGCCTCTTGTCTCACTGTGGAAGAGAAGCCCCTTCCTCTACCTGCTCTACAGAGAATTCTCAAGGCACCAAGTGTCAGTGGACTGCTGTAGTCATGACACCTCAACTCAGGATGGCTCTGAGGACAGCATGGAAGGGAAATTTTCATGGAAGGTAGAACTTCAGGTGCTATAACTATCTACCCCCAAAAGATCTACATCCTaagccccagaacctgtgaatattgtCTGATTTGGAAAAGGGTTCTTTGCATATATAATTAAATTGAGGATTTTGAGAAAAGGAGATCCTACCAGATTATCTGGGCAtgtcctaaatccaatgacaagtgtccctctaagagacacacagaggagaagacaagaagaaaatgtgacgtgatcatggaggcagagactggaatgaTATGGCCACAGCCAAGGAAGCTGGCAACTACCAGAGGCTAAAAAAAAGTGgggaatggattctcccctagagcctctgtagggagtgcagccctgctgacaccttgatttcaactTCTGGCCACCAGTATTGTAagagaacaaatttctgttgtttcaagccactatgtttgtaataatttgttatggcagcctcaGGACGTATAGTACCTCTCCTGTAAGGAGAGAGGGCCTACAATACAGATGAACACCACTTCATGGGCAGCAGCTAATGGACCAGCCAGGTGGTCATCATCTTGGACAGAGTAAATATGGAGAGTTAGTAAAAGTTTGGGGAAGGGGAGCCCTCAGAATAGGGGCAAAACCAGAGAGTATTTGGGTTTGATGAGAATGTATTCCAGAGACTTGCTGCTGCAGAGGCTTTTAACATCCGTTGGAGATGATGACTCACTCTATGAATGCTAGCCAGACTCCTTCCTCTGCACATCCACCCCAATCCCACCGTGCATTGGCTCAAAGACCCATAACAAGATGTCCATGGTGGGACAGGTGGACACTGTGGATGGATCTTCCATCCAAGCTTATACAGCCAGTCATTACTGGCTCCCAACAATATCAACCATCTTTGAGCTCCCTGGTATGACATCTGTAACTCTCGAAACTGAATAATAAGACAACAAAGAACCCAATTAAAGATTGGATGGCAAAAGATTCAAACAAACACTTCAGCAAAGAAGACATATGGATGGTAATTAAGCAAGCGGAGAAAAGCTCAACATCACCAGTGaggaaggaaatgcaaattaaaccacaaGGACATACCATTACACACCTGTTGGAAAGGCtcagttaaaaaatgaaaaaccaaagaaactgACAATGTCaagtactggtgaggatgtgcagCAACTGAAACttttatacattgctggtggaaatgcattttggttcagccactttggaaaacagtttgatatATCATCGAAATCAAAACACACATTTGCCATGAGACTCAGCCATCACACTCCTGCGTATTtgtctcagagaaatgaaaacttgtgtTTTCCCACACAAAAAAACTTGTACACGAACATGTGTGGCAGCTTTATCCATAACTGCCCAAAACTTTTCAGAaataacccagatgtccttcaggtagagaatggataaacacactgTGCTTCCACCCCGACAACAGACAACcactcagcaatgaaaagtaaGTAGCTATTGAATCCTGCAACAATGTGCATGAATCTCAAATGTGTTATGCTAGGTAATAGAAGCCAGATAccccatccaaaaagaaaaagtatatgctGTGTGATTTCATCTATATTAcatatggaaaaggcaaaattatagggAAGCAACCCAGATTTGTGGTTGCTAGGATCTAGTGGTGGGGTTGATTACAAAGAAGCTGTATAGGAAGTTTTTTAGGGTGATGGAAGCATTCTGTATCTTGGTTGGAGTGGTGGTTCCATGacatatacatttgtcaaaacttatgGAACTGTATACTATAAAGGGTAAACTTTTCTCTGTCAATTATGATTTGATTTTTCAAAGGAGGAATTACTCATGTTGATAGGATGCCAAATCCTGACTGTCCAGGGGTTCTCTCCTCTAACATACAGAGGGAGCAGAGAAGTATGTGTAGTAGTTAGGAAATGCCTGGGCTGCTTCTTGCTACTGCCATGTCCAgtgtaaaaattaatgaaaggaagaaacaaattaaGGCTTCAGTAATCCAACACAAGGGCAGACACATGAAGGGCCTAGATATCTCAGGAATAGAAAGTCTGGGTCACTGTACAGCATAAAGAGCCCTGATCAGCAGGGATGCTGGCTGAGAGCAAAAGGAGCAGGATGGGAATGAAGGGTGAAAGTCCTAAGTACTATCTACAGCCAAGTGGTGTCTGCAGAAAGGACTATATTATCTACCTGGATGTTCATCCTTGCCATGtcatgtatacatttatataccTTACTCTTACCTTTCTTCTTTGATGGTGGCTAACTTTACAAGTTAGCCCCTAAGCTGCAGAATACTGAGATGTGATCGTGACCAAACTAAAAGAGGAGTGACATCATACAGATATCCTGAACTTAATGCTGGGGTGATAACTGACTTTGGACCATCTCCCTAGGGTTTTGATCTTAAGGGACAGTTGTGATGTGTTTGAAGGGAACACTGGCAAGGAGTAGGGATTATAAATAGGAGAGAAGAAGAGTTCATGTGGTTGTTGACCAGCTGAAGGGAGGGACTAAGAGGACAGAGCCCAAATTTCACCAGGACCAGAAGGATGCAGTGGGACAAGAGGTGTCCTCACAGCAGCCATCGAGGGCCCAGAGGATCACAGAGACCTCTCCCCTGCTTCCTGAAGACACATACGCTTCATCCTACACTCAATCCAACTTGGTCAGGAGAACGGGGTGGTGAGAGGGATCCTAAAGGCTGAGTATTGAATTAAAAAAGACTGGGTAACCTGAAAGTCACTGTATGCCTCAATTTCAACTGCCACATAAACTAGACAGtcagagaaaattttaaagttacagTTATTGCACATCTCAATTGTAATTTGAGCCTACTTCTTGGGGAATAAAGGTTATCTGTGGGCTGGGCAGCCACAGTGGAATGGAGGGGGTATCTATGGTTCTTGAATCCAAaatccttctgctttcttttgtgACAAAAAGCTTCTCTCTACTTGGTCAACTGCCCCTCCCCTTTCCACAAGGCCCAGGTGAGGCTGTCTCCTTAGGGCTCTGCCCAGTGTGGATCATGGGTAGGGGCTGGGGAACCCAAACTAAGAGAACCTGAGACTCTTGATGGGGAATTTGAATCTTGAGTGACTCCCTGTCTGCTCCCTGAGCTGACTCCAGGGTTGTCACACATCTGACCTTGACCCAGAGCTGTGGGCCCCTTCCCAGAACTGAGATGTCTGTGTCTGAGGCTTAAGCAAAAGGAATGTGTTATAGAGGAGTTTCAGGTACCACAGGGGCAGGAATGCAGCAGTCATGGGAAGGGTGTGTAGGGTGTGTGTGTAACCAGGACCTGGAAATCCATCAGAAGTCAGAGcatggctgctgctgcttcttcctaAAAGGCTAATCGATTCTTTCTCGCCTCTGCAGACCAGCTTTCTCCAGTTCTTCATCAGCACATCAGAAAACTGCCTTCCTGGGCTTCTATAGTTCCATGTTTCAGATCAGCTTGAAGGTGAGCTGCTGGGCACAAGCCTACACAAGCCTGTCTAGAACAGACCAGACACAGTTCTAAATGCCTCAGAAATACTTGTCCCCCAAGAGAGGGCTTTGGGTCATTCCCATCCGTTGTCCAGTCCACTGAGTTGGGGAGCAAAGACAGCCTCATTTACTAATGTGGCTGCCAGAGGCACACCCTTGTGTCTGGGGTAGATCTTGGAGAACGTAGTCCGGGGGGACACCCAAGAGGAGTTTGGCACGTCTCTGGGTCTACAGCTACTGTGTCACTAGGAGGCATGACACCACCCAACCCCCACCATCCCAGGTGGTAGGACTTGACCAGGGAGAATTTtgctccatttttgttttttaattgaggtacagtaCCTATATTACATATGGTAAAATACTCAGATCTTAAGTGCACGGCTAGATGGATTTTTTACATATGTGTTACTAACACCCCAGATCAAGATTTAGAACAATCCCAACACACTGGAaggctccctccttcctgccccctcccagtGAGTATTCCTCCCAGGGGTAAACCCTGCACATTTTTaccaccatagattagttttacCTCATCTTGTacttcatgtagatggaatcacaCAGTCTGCATTCTTTTGCCTGTGGCTTTTCTCTCTCAAAACTATGCTTGTGAGATTAACCTATATGATTTCATGTGGGAACCAGAACTCGgttcttttttgaggggggaaaaCCCAAAGCAAAAGATGCTTTAGATTGGAGAAGGGGTGATTAGATCTTACGAGGTTTGGGCACAAAAAGTCCTTAATAATTACCCGCTGCTTACATTTTGGAAGCACAAACAATGGCAAAGTTCTCTTTGCTTTACTCTTCATTTGTAAGGGGAAAATCTCTATTCTTTCTTCTCTGGGAGGTTAGCTGTGACCAGCTGGAGATAGTAGGATCGAAGCATTTTTCATAGCTTCATTCACAGATAGAAACAGCTCCTGCAGTTCCAATGCCTCCCTGGCCTCCTGGCCTTGGCTTGGGAGAAGGGAACCGTAATTACCCTCCCTGTGGCTCTGCTCACAGGAGTACTGGGCTGGAGTGGGggtagggagagaaggaggggccaggacagGTTCATGGGCAAAAGGGGTTTTAAACACTGAGTTCCATAAAAATAAGAGAGGATAGTGTTCCTTTAATCAACAGCATTTCTATGTCTCTGGAATTGGGTAGGTTTCTCTCATTTTGAGAGTCTCCTGGCTGGTTCCTCCAActgctcccctcctctcccctccagctGCTCGCCTCCAGTGGTGTAAGGGGgagtggcagggggtgggagtACATGGGCTTAGCAACACTTCTATGAGGTTTCATATACATTGTCTTATTCAATCCTGACCTTACAAAGCAGGAGCCATCAGCCTCCTTGggtagatgaagaaattgaagctcACAGAGCTTACAGATTTATACAACAAGGTCATATGTCTGATTATGGGGAGTTTTGAGTTCAGTTTTGTCTGGATCAAGGCAGCCCAGTCTGGGGCCTCCATCCACCATCCACCTCCTGGGAGGGGGAAGGAGTCCTTTGCTGCAATGACCTGTCCTTAGGGACAGCTGCTCTGGTCCCACACCTGAGCACACGCGGGCATCTGCGCCCTTCCCAGCCTTCAGCCCCTGGGGTCTTCTGAGGCTCACTAGACCTCCTCATTCTCAGCCAGGACTAACAACTGCTCATGCTCACACGTGGCTTTGGGTAGGGTCAGtggaagccttaactaaagggaTGAATCTTTAAGACTGGAATTACAGATATTAAGTCAAGTAGAAAGAAAATGGGAGCGAATCCTTGGAGAAGTCACTCCTAGGGGTCCCTAAACCACCCTGGCAGGCACCCCctggtgggagggtgggagggaggcacaCCCAGGGTGAGAACACCCATCCCCTGGCCAAGGGTCGCAGAGCTAGTTAGCCCACAGGGACCTGGGCCTGCTCTCAAATCCCCAAGGGGGCCTGGGAAGATTGAGGAGTGGGGAGGCTGGGACCCCTCCTCACCTAAGCCTGATACTGCCTGATACACCTCACCTGGGTTTGGGTGGGGTCAAAAGCAGGGCCCAGGCTGGGGTAAGGCAAGAGACGAGTCTAGGATGCAAAACTGAAGGAGGTACTCACAGCCTAGGTGTGTCTCTTACCTCACCCCAGTCCCAACCCTGCCACACAGCTCAGGGCACTGGAGGCGAATAACAACAATCGTAGCAGATGGTCTAAGAGTTTTTAAAGTTTAAGCTTCCCCAGTGATTCTGGCTTCTGATCTAGAGTGACCAGACACAGTTCCAAATGCCTCAGAAATACTTGTCCTTCATAAGAACCATgtgagataggtactattattatcaacACTTACATACTGTCCATGGGTGCCAAGTCCTGTTCTAGGCaagatatataatacatataacaaTCATAAATTCACTCAACCCTCACAACTCTTATCAgttgacagataaggaaactgagactcaggcaGATAATTTGCCTAGCTAATAACTTGTACAGGGAAAAGTGTTCCAGAGTCCCCACTCTTAACCATGCTGCCATATCACcaccaccccccaaca
It encodes the following:
- the LHFPL5 gene encoding LHFPL tetraspan subfamily member 5 protein, with product MVKLLPAQEAAKIYHTNYVRNSRAVGVMWGTLTICFSVLVMALFIQPYWIGDSVNTPQAGYFGLFSYCVGNVLSSELICKGGPLDFSSIPSRAFKTAMFFVALAMFLIIGSIICFSLFFVCNTATVYKICAWMQLAAATGLMIGCLVYPDGWDSSEVRRMCGEQTGKYTLGHCTIRWAFMLAILSIGDALILSFLAFVLGYRQDKLLPDDYKADGKEEV